The stretch of DNA CACATCGCCGGTCTTTTGTTCCATCGGCAGAATATGGTGATCGCCCCAGCAGAAGATTTGCCCCGACGCTAGCAACGCCTTCGAGCCGCCAACAACCCCACCCGCGTCGCCCCGCCAACCGTGAACGCGTTTGTGGACGACCTTGCCTGTCTTGCGATCCACAGCCGCCGGCAATGAACGCCCGGAGGGGACAAACAACAGTTCGTCGTTGGCTAACAGATAACCTTGCGGCGACAGGTCATTTCGACCGGCATCCTCTTCACTGATCGTGTCTCGTTTCCAGACCAAGGAACCGTCATTCGCGTTGACCGCGTAGAGGTAGATATTTTCATGCGGAAAAATTCCAGCGCCGAAATAGGCGATGCCGTCATCGACGAGAATTCCCGTGCGGATCGGCCAGCGTGAAATCATCTCTTGGCGTGCGATCAGCCAGTCGTCGTCGGGCCCGGCGCGGTGTTTCCAGATCAAGCCGCCGTCGTCGCTGTTGAGGCAATAAGCGTTGCCATCGTCCGATCCGAAGTAAACGCGACCATCGGCGACTGTCGGGGCCAATCGAATCGGCCCCCCGCTGTAGAAACTCCACAGCTCTTTTCCGTTGTTGATGTCAACGCAATGCAATTGATCATCGACAGATGAGCCGTAGTACAGGCGATCGCCCACAACGGCGACGTGAAACGCGTCGTCGAAGGTCATGCGATCTCGCACTAGCTTTCCTTCAATAGTCCGGTTGTCAGTTCCCGACCACGCCATTTGCGGCGCAGCATCAGGCGAGATCGTCCAGCGTAGTTGCAGCGGCACTTTGATGGATTCGGAGGTGTGACCGGCGCGGGCGTTATCGTGCATATATGTTGGCCAGTCATCGGCCAGAGACGAATTGGGCAGCCAGCTTCCCAACCCGATGATCGCCGCGCACAACAAGAACGCAGCCTTAGCGAAATCACGCCACATCAAATGATTGTCATTATTGTTTGTTGAACGAATAACGTGATCCATGTCAGAATCCTTGCCTGTATGGGCGGTCTATTGAACAATGGCTCGTCTTGCAGTTTTCCGCGAGACTGTCGCGATAACTGTGAATTCCAGTATACTTGTTGGAATCCCTCAGTTCGAGTGACTCCGTTGAGGGTAAATAATTGTATGAAATTCTTATGAATACCATGCCCGCCAGAATGGGCAGTCTGAAGGGAGACGTGATGATGGGTTTGCAGCAGAGGTTGTCAACATTGATAGGGGCAGTCGTCATGGGAGTTGCGTTGTTTTCCGGCGCGCAGGCCGCGGAACAGCAGCCGGGAGTCCTCAAAGAGGAATTCATTTACGAGACCGCTCCATTTCCCTCGTGCCACGCCTCGACGATTGTTGAAACCGATACCGGTCTGGTTACCGCTTGGTTTGCCGGCAAACATGAGAAAAACCCCGATGTTGGGATTTGGGTCTCGCGGCAAGAAGATGGAAAATGGACGCCGCCGGTTGAAGTCGCCAATGGAATTCAATATGCCGGAAAACGGCATCCTTGTTGGAATCCCGTGCTGTTTCAACCCAAAGAGGGCCCGCTGTTGTTGTTCTATAAAGTTGGTCCGGACCCGCGCACGTGGTGGGGCATGTTGACGACTTCGGCCGATGGCGGAAAAACTTGGGACCAACCGCGACGGCTCCCCGAGGGCATTGATGGTCCAGTCAAAAACAAACCGATTCAATTGGCCAATGGCGACATCCTGTGCGGATCGAGCACCGAATACGATGGTTGGCGGGTCCACTTTGAACGGACGAGCGACTTGGGGAAAACCTGGGAGCGCGTGGGACCGATCAATGACGGCAAAGAATTCAACGCGATTCAGCCCAGCATTTTGACGTACGAAGATGGACGGATGCAGGTCCTTTGCCGTAGCCGCGAAAAGGTGATTACACAGAGTTGGTCGGAGGATGGTGGCGAAACCTGGAGCAAGATGACAGCGACCGAGTTGCCCAATCCCAACTCCGGCACCGATGCGGTCACGTTGGCCGATGGACGACAAATACTGATTTATAATCATTCGATCCGCGGTGGTCGTGGGCGGGGATTGCTCAACGTGGCGGTTTCGGAAGACGGAAAAAATTGGAAAGCGGCGTTGGTGCTCGAAGATGAAAAAGGGGAATTCTCCTACCCCGCCGTCATTCAAACCGCTGATGGTTTGGTGCATTTCACCTACACCTACCAACGCAAAAAAGTGAAGCACGTCGTTGCGGATCCCTCGAAATTTGTGCTTCACGACATTGTCGATGGCAAATTGCCTGATTGATTCGAGTGCCAATGGGCAAGTCGTTGCAGACCAGACGTGGTTTTCTGACCGTGTCACTGCGGCGACCGGCTCGTCGGTCAAGTCAATGATGACCGGCGAGCAACGAAGGTGGAGAGACTTCCGCGAAAACGTCAGCTACGGAATCTGTCGAAACTCTGCATCGAACATCGCGCGGCAAGTTTGTCGTTCCTCATCGCTCAACCCGAGATACGGGGGGAGCATGCGCGTGGGGAATTGTGGATCACGCAGCCACAAAAAGGTCTTATCATAACAGCCATCGATCATCCGTCGCTGACAATGCGCAAACAGACGCCCGGTGATGCCGTGCAGCAAGGCGGTGATGCGAAACAGCTCGGGCAGATCATCGTCTAACCCCGCTTGGAACAGTTGCCAGGTGGTCTTGGGAAATAGCCCTGCCTGGCTGCAGAGCAGCGAACATTCGCCGATCGAGCAGCCCATGGCAAAATTGGACTCGAGCAGGAAGTGCTGCAAGTCGGGAGTATGTTTCAGCAGGTCGGCGGTCCGTGCGTAGTCGGTGGAACTGTTTTTGGTGGCGACGAGATTCGGAACAGCATCGGCAAGGCGGCGATACTCCGCTCCCCCGATGATCCGTCCCACGCGCGGCAAGTTGTAATGCAGGAATCGGCAATCGGGGAATGCGCCGCACACCGATTTGAAGAAAAGCATGGTTTCCGATTCATCGAGCGGGCCCCAACTGGGCAGTGATATCTGAAACATGCGGATGCCATAGTGATACGCGCAAGCAATCCGTTCGGTGATCTGTTCCAGGGACAACGCGATCACGCCAACTTGCGGATCAAGCCCCTCGCCGACGGTCAATTCGGCAAAGGTTTGGACGACCTGCTGAAACCGTCGATCACTGAGCGCATAGCCTTCGCCCGCGGTACCCAACACATACAGGTTGCGGTAACCTGCCTGTAAGAACGTGTTGACATGCTCGGTGAATGCGGCGACATCGAGTTCCCAGTGTTCGGTCCAAGGGAGCATACAAGCCGCCAAATTGCAGCGGGGGTAACGCGTGGCGACGGGGGCGGCTTCGATCATCGGCGGTTCATACTCCAATCGGCTGGGATGTTTCTTGCGCTGCTCAAACGGTGCTGGGAGTGTTTGACTGCAGGCGCACAAAAAAACCGCCCGAATCAATTCGGGCGGCTAACAGTCTATCGTAATTGTTCACACCTTTCAGAAAAGTGGGCCTAAAAACCGAAGCGATTGGCGAATCGCACGGCACGGTGCTGGGCATACCATCGACGCTTGGCAATGTTCGACGAATGTCGTCGTTTTCGGGTTCCATCGGGCATTGTGCCAGTCTCCACCATGTCGAGCAAAAAATGTGATTGCCTTTGAGGCTGAGCGACCGCGGCGTTTAGTTGACAATCCCTTGGTATTTGTCATTGAGTGTTTGGCCGGGTTGTGTCTTGCCTCACCAAGAAGGATCGCAAACCGCCGACAAAACCGGACACACATTTTTCCGGAAACTGCTTTTTATTCGTAATTCAGTTTTCGATGGCTGGGGGTGGTCCGTCGGATTATTCGTTACACCTTGTACAACAGCACCTGGAAGGGATGATGTCGCATTGTCTGTGGCGTCCCGAAAATGGTTTTCTGGACTGACTCATAGGATCGTGAGCTATCTTGGTATTGTTGTTTAGTTTTTGAAAATTCGCTTTGGCAATTGCGATGTTTTCCCAGACACCGATCCCCGGCCGTATCTCTGGTCAGTAACTAGCGAACCAACGATGGAACAATTCTCACCACCGGCTCCCTTGACGGACAGTCAAGATGAAGCAGCGATTCGACTCTTGAATGATCTCGATCATTGGGCGGACCGTTGCAAAGGGCATTATTCGACAAAGCGAACGCAGCCTCGCAACGCGTTTCGGCAGCGAGTTGCGGTGTTCGTTCCGGACGGGTATACGGCATTCGCCGAAAAGACAGTGCGCTATTCCTTCGAGGCTTGGGCACGCAACCTTTCCTCGGGTGGTGTTTCGTTGCTGTATCCCGGGCAACTCAAGTTTGAGAAGGCGATTGTTTGCCTCAGTCCGGATCAAGAGGAAAAACGGTTTTTCTACGTACGCACCTGTCGTAATCGCCGTGTCTCCCAGGATTTCTGGGAATACGGAATGCAATTCGAAGGTGTGGTGGAAGACGGCGATTCTCCGTCACTGGATTAGCATCGCAATTTTCCGCCCCAGCGAATTGGTC from Symmachiella dynata encodes:
- a CDS encoding sialidase family protein, translating into MGVALFSGAQAAEQQPGVLKEEFIYETAPFPSCHASTIVETDTGLVTAWFAGKHEKNPDVGIWVSRQEDGKWTPPVEVANGIQYAGKRHPCWNPVLFQPKEGPLLLFYKVGPDPRTWWGMLTTSADGGKTWDQPRRLPEGIDGPVKNKPIQLANGDILCGSSTEYDGWRVHFERTSDLGKTWERVGPINDGKEFNAIQPSILTYEDGRMQVLCRSREKVITQSWSEDGGETWSKMTATELPNPNSGTDAVTLADGRQILIYNHSIRGGRGRGLLNVAVSEDGKNWKAALVLEDEKGEFSYPAVIQTADGLVHFTYTYQRKKVKHVVADPSKFVLHDIVDGKLPD
- a CDS encoding dihydrodipicolinate synthase family protein, producing MIEAAPVATRYPRCNLAACMLPWTEHWELDVAAFTEHVNTFLQAGYRNLYVLGTAGEGYALSDRRFQQVVQTFAELTVGEGLDPQVGVIALSLEQITERIACAYHYGIRMFQISLPSWGPLDESETMLFFKSVCGAFPDCRFLHYNLPRVGRIIGGAEYRRLADAVPNLVATKNSSTDYARTADLLKHTPDLQHFLLESNFAMGCSIGECSLLCSQAGLFPKTTWQLFQAGLDDDLPELFRITALLHGITGRLFAHCQRRMIDGCYDKTFLWLRDPQFPTRMLPPYLGLSDEERQTCRAMFDAEFRQIP